In a genomic window of Bacillus rossius redtenbacheri isolate Brsri chromosome 4 unlocalized genomic scaffold, Brsri_v3 Brsri_v3_scf4_2, whole genome shotgun sequence:
- the LOC134542466 gene encoding uncharacterized protein LOC134542466, translated as MLVSRKYIFVVFVCYLVPVCTSVGLSACEKIGLCQCLFSNGVTINLTPLSRSRESSLVAALADVTVYFHPCSDVPLGNSSKSSCAKASSLCLYNKTSNTYYNLGKSADAVFSSEGLHTTVLKYSNLGKSAAIQLVCESVPGAGSTLVIEAVNTSYAALVLKSPWACARRVMDADAADTTMEGMSTGSLLVILFFVFSLVYAGGGALALRFLRGASGREMIPNYDFWADLPYLCRDGLLFMISGCKPLPAYDRI; from the exons atgttggtctctaggaaatatatatttgttgtaTTTGTGTGTTATTTGGTACCAGTTTGCACTTCTGTTGGACTTAGTGCTTGTGAGAAAATAGGTTTATGTCAGTGTTTATTTTCTAACGGAGTTACAATCAATTTGACACCTCTCAGCAGGTCACGAGAGTCAAG TTTGGTAGCGGCACTTGCTGATGTGACAGTATACTTCCATCCTTGTTCCGACGTACCGCTGGGCAACAGTTCGAAAAGCTCGTGTGCGAAGGCCTCTTCG ttgtgTTTGTACAACAAAACAAGTAACACATATTACAATCTTGGAAAATCAGCTGATGCCGTATTTTCATCTGAAGGGTTACACACAACTGTTTTGAAGTACAGTAATTTAGGAAA GAGTGCTGCCATCCAGCTTGTGTGTGAGTCTGTGCCCGGAGCTGGCAGTACCCTGGTGATCGAAGCAGTGAACACTTCGTACGCC GCTCTGGTGCTGAAGTCACCGTGGGCGTGCGCCAGACGGGTCATGGACGCAGACGCCGCCGACACCACGATGGAGGGCATGTCGACCGGCTCCTTGCTGGTTATCCTCTTCTTCGTGTTCTCCCTGGTGTACGCGGGGGGCGGAGCGCTCGCCCTGAGGTTCCTCCGAGGAGCCTCCGGCAGGGAGATGATTCCCAACTACGACTTCTGGGCGGACCTTCCCTACTTGTGCAGG GATGGTCTGCTGTTTATGATATCTGGCTGCAAACCACTGCCTGCCTATGACAGGATATAG
- the LOC134542465 gene encoding uncharacterized protein LOC134542465 isoform X1, producing the protein MKLLAAVIPLLAITLKARNCLGVICNEFGFFCADEEHFGMCVDYANGTVKADLSFLTECPYSMVCNVNSDPVCAEPTATSNTSQSANTTNIVSPQSANTTNQTTPAPATADQSQVTEATQSAGTHNKYNVLNNYYHLIFNILKNNVSNDSLKEPTLETTFNDTRIISNSSRSIKDFITEKLSLLKYIISDKNETNPFVARTVDNVATFFKQLVSYFYRAENVADNGTSLYHPNSTALLRKLEHILQQERTKNASISARNLSDIQPESQEILRKLALFDLLGQVNFSDFLLNLEALKNEKIKLVQEKIERSKQAGQTDFSDFPERFRAVNEKKVKIIKEMKELLTQLAQSNNISELLHLNQSSIEKPPSTEKSTYSEEQISTEGPTSTEGPTSTEGAASTEVLTSTEGATSTEGATSTEEKPVSNEGSTLTTENTSKFSVTTQQPLTTLNSTPRYSEIYTNTCQQFLQTLNEKFSDPKNNSSYVQVLFRNILNNILERNTSSLFNSDVCAQFISEIHKTNKEFEITTGTLFKLWGISIKNAIISYKLNKPSKITTITPINDQVPLNTNSQVGNKIESILSRIIAHKNQKHNITKLHSTSNSDESADSSNQSQSKDLKKEEKKAEKLNKKLSEKRLKNEKKLTQKKLSEKPSKTEKKVHNVKHTDKLKNISQESGDSKENSQDDSDSWEKSNESDDSDSSD; encoded by the exons ATGAAGCTGCTCGCCGCTGTGATTCCCCTGCTCGCCATCACTCTGAAG gcAAGAAACTGTTTGGGCGTCATCTGCAATGAATTTGGATTCTTCTGTGCAGACGAAGAGCATTTTGGTATGTGCGTGGATTACGCCAACGGGACAGTGAAAGCAGATTTGAGTTTCCTGACGGAATGCCCTTACAGCATGGTGTGCAACGTAAACAGTGATCCCGTGTGTGCAGAGCCGACTGCGACGTCAAACACAAGCCAGAGTGCAAACACAACAAACATTGTTTCACCACAGAGTGCCAACACGACAAACCAAACCACTCCAGCCCCTGCCACTGCTGATCAGTCGCAAGTCACCGAGGCAACACAATCTGCTGGTACTCACAACAaatataatgtattaaataattattatcacttaatttttaacatcttaaaaaataatgtaagtaaCGATTCGCTTAAAGAACCAACACTTGAAACCACATTCAATGACACAAGAATAATTTCAAATAGTAGTAGAAgtattaaagattttatcacagaaaaattgtcacttttaaaatatattatttctgatAAGAATGAAACTAATCCATTTGTGGCTAGAACAGTAGACAATGTTGCAACCTTTTTCAAACAACTTGTTTCCTACTTTTATAGGGCAGAAAATGTTGCAGACAATGGTACCTCTCTATATCATCCCAATTCTACTGCTCTTCTTAGAAAATTAGAACACATCTTGCAGCAGGAACGCACAAAGAACGCCTCAATATCAGCAAGGAACCTTTCAGATATCCAGCCGGAATCTCAAGAAATACTTAGAAAGCTTGCACTTTTTGATTTACTTGGTCAAGTGAACTTTTCTGATTTCCTCCTGAATTTAGAAgcgttaaaaaatgaaaaaataaaacttgtgCAAGAGAAGATCGAACGTTCGAAACAGGCTGGCCAAACTGACTTCTCCGATTTCCCGGAGCGTTTCCGGgccgtaaatgaaaaaaaagtgaagatAATAAAGGAAATGAAGGAACTTTTAACACAGCTGGCTCAATCAAATAACATTTCAGAGCTCCTTCATCTAAATCAATCCTCAATTGAAAAACCCCCATCTACCGAAAAATCAACATACAGTGAAGAACAAATATCGACTGAAGGACCAACATCCACTGAAGGACCAACATCCACTGAAGGAGCAGCTTCCACTGAAGTATTAACATCTACTGAAGGAGCAACATCTACTGAAGGAGCAACATCTACTGAAGAAAAACCCGTATCTAATGAAGGCTCAACATTAACCACAGAAAACACATCAAAGTTCAGTGTCACTACTCAGCAACCATTAACCACTTTGAACAGTACACCTAGATACTCTGAAATATATACAAACACTTGCCAACAGTTTCTGCAGACACtaaatgaaaaattttcagatcCGAAAAATAACTCAAGTTATGTGCAAGTCTTGTTCAGAAATATCTTAAATAATATTCTGGAACGAAACACAAGTTCACTTTTCAACTCTGATGTTTGTGCACAATTTATTTCTGAAATACACAAAACTAACAAAGAATTTGAAATAACTACAGGAACTTTGTTTAAACTTTGGGGAATATCAATAAAAAATGCAATCATCTCATATAAGCTAAATAAGCCCTCTAAAATAACTACCATTACACCGATTAATGATCAAGTTCCTCTCAATACAAACAGCCAAGTGGGAAACAAAATAGAAAGTATTCTAAGCAGAATAATTGCACACAAAAATCAGAAGCACAACATTACAAAATTGCATTCCACTTCAAATTCAGATGAGTCAGCTGATTCCAGCAACCAATCTCAGTCCAAAGATTTAAAGAAAGAAGAGAAAAAAgcggaaaaattaaataaaaagttatcagAGAAACGCTTGAAAAATGAGAAAAAACTGACCCAAAAAAAGTTGTCAGAGAAACCCTCCAAAACAGAGAAAAAAGTGCACAATGTCAAACACACTGATAAGCTGAAAAATATATCACAAGAATCTGGGGACTCAAAGGAGAATTCACAAGATGATAGTGATTCATGGGAAAAATCAAATGAGTCAGATGATTCTGATTCTTCTGACTAA
- the LOC134542465 gene encoding uncharacterized protein LOC134542465 isoform X2 — protein MKELLTQLAQSNNISELLHLNQSSIEKPPSTEKSTYSEEQISTEGPTSTEGPTSTEGAASTEVLTSTEGATSTEGATSTEEKPVSNEGSTLTTENTSKFSVTTQQPLTTLNSTPRYSEIYTNTCQQFLQTLNEKFSDPKNNSSYVQVLFRNILNNILERNTSSLFNSDVCAQFISEIHKTNKEFEITTGTLFKLWGISIKNAIISYKLNKPSKITTITPINDQVPLNTNSQVGNKIESILSRIIAHKNQKHNITKLHSTSNSDESADSSNQSQSKDLKKEEKKAEKLNKKLSEKRLKNEKKLTQKKLSEKPSKTEKKVHNVKHTDKLKNISQESGDSKENSQDDSDSWEKSNESDDSDSSD, from the coding sequence ATGAAGGAACTTTTAACACAGCTGGCTCAATCAAATAACATTTCAGAGCTCCTTCATCTAAATCAATCCTCAATTGAAAAACCCCCATCTACCGAAAAATCAACATACAGTGAAGAACAAATATCGACTGAAGGACCAACATCCACTGAAGGACCAACATCCACTGAAGGAGCAGCTTCCACTGAAGTATTAACATCTACTGAAGGAGCAACATCTACTGAAGGAGCAACATCTACTGAAGAAAAACCCGTATCTAATGAAGGCTCAACATTAACCACAGAAAACACATCAAAGTTCAGTGTCACTACTCAGCAACCATTAACCACTTTGAACAGTACACCTAGATACTCTGAAATATATACAAACACTTGCCAACAGTTTCTGCAGACACtaaatgaaaaattttcagatcCGAAAAATAACTCAAGTTATGTGCAAGTCTTGTTCAGAAATATCTTAAATAATATTCTGGAACGAAACACAAGTTCACTTTTCAACTCTGATGTTTGTGCACAATTTATTTCTGAAATACACAAAACTAACAAAGAATTTGAAATAACTACAGGAACTTTGTTTAAACTTTGGGGAATATCAATAAAAAATGCAATCATCTCATATAAGCTAAATAAGCCCTCTAAAATAACTACCATTACACCGATTAATGATCAAGTTCCTCTCAATACAAACAGCCAAGTGGGAAACAAAATAGAAAGTATTCTAAGCAGAATAATTGCACACAAAAATCAGAAGCACAACATTACAAAATTGCATTCCACTTCAAATTCAGATGAGTCAGCTGATTCCAGCAACCAATCTCAGTCCAAAGATTTAAAGAAAGAAGAGAAAAAAgcggaaaaattaaataaaaagttatcagAGAAACGCTTGAAAAATGAGAAAAAACTGACCCAAAAAAAGTTGTCAGAGAAACCCTCCAAAACAGAGAAAAAAGTGCACAATGTCAAACACACTGATAAGCTGAAAAATATATCACAAGAATCTGGGGACTCAAAGGAGAATTCACAAGATGATAGTGATTCATGGGAAAAATCAAATGAGTCAGATGATTCTGATTCTTCTGACTAA